From Carya illinoinensis cultivar Pawnee chromosome 5, C.illinoinensisPawnee_v1, whole genome shotgun sequence, one genomic window encodes:
- the LOC122311548 gene encoding cinnamyl alcohol dehydrogenase 1, whose product MGSLETERTTTGWAARDPSGILSPYTYTLRNTGPEDVYIKVLCCGVCHSDVHQIKNDLGMSNYPMVPGHEVVGEVLEVGSAVTNFKVGDTVGVGAIVGCCRNCPPCKADVEQYCNKKIWSYNDVYTDGKPTQGGFAGAMVVEQKFVVKIPDGLEPEQAAPLLCAGVTVYSPLNHFGLKQSGLRGGILGLGGVGHMGVKIAKAMGHHVTVISSSDKKREEAMEHLGADEYLVSSDSTRMQEAADSLDYIIDTVPVFHPLEPYLSLLKLDGKLILMGVINTPLQFLSPVVMLGRKSITGSFVGSMKETEEMLEFCKEKGLNSMIEVVKMDYVNKAIERLEKNDVRYRFVVDVAGSNLNQ is encoded by the exons ATGGGTAGCCTTGAAACAGAAAGAACAACAACAGGATGGGCAGCCAGAGACCCTTCTGGGATTCTCTCTCCTTATACCTACACTCTCAG AAACACAGGCCCGGAAGATGTTTACATCAAAGTCCTCTGCTGTGGAGTTTGCCATAGTGATGTTCATCAGATCAAGAATGATCTTGGCATGTCCAACTATCCCATGGTTCCAGG CCACGAAGTGGTTGGTGAGGTGTTGGAGGTGGGATCGGCTGTGACCAACTTCAAAGTTGGAGACACCGTGGGAGTCGGAGCCATCGTTGGATGCTGCAGAAACTGCCCCCCATGCAAAGCGGATGTCGAGCAATACTGCAACAAGAAAATCTGGTCCTACAACGACGTTTACACCGACGGAAAACCCACCCAAGGCGGCTTTGCGGGCGCCATGGTGGTCGAACAAAA ATTTGTGGTGAAGATACCAGATGGATTGGAACCGGAACAGGCGGCGCCTCTGTTGTGTGCGGGGGTGACAGTTTACAGTCCACTGAATCATTTTGGGTTGAAGCAGAGTGGGTTGAGAGGAGGGATTTTGGGACTTGGAGGAGTGGGACACATGGGGGTGAAGATAGCCAAGGCCATGGGGCACCATGTGACTGTGATAAGCTCTTCGGACAAGAAGAGAGAAGAGGCTATGGAGCATCTTGGGGCTGACGAGTACCTGGTCAGCTCCGACTCAACTCGGATGCAGGAAGCGGCTGACTCGCTGGATTATATTATTGATACTGTGCCTGTGTTTCACCCTCTTGAGCCTTACCTATCTCTGTTGAAGCTGGATGGCAAGCTAATATTGATGGGTGTTATAAACACTCCTCTGCAGTTTCTCTCCCCCGTCGTTATGCTTG GGAGGAAGTCGATCACAGGGAGCTTCGTAGGGAGCATGAAGGAAACAGAGGAGATGCTTGAGTTCTGCAAAGAGAAGGGGCTGAATTCCATGATTGAAGTCGTGAAGATGGATTACGTCAACAAAGCCATTGAAAGGTTGGAGAAGAACGATGTTAGGTACAGATTCGTTGTGGATGTCGCTGGAAGTAACCTTAATCAGTGA
- the LOC122311937 gene encoding RNA pseudouridine synthase 4, mitochondrial isoform X1: MVNSCIIFRLFKLVSPPSTTARDRFIPCIPALHVFRSYYATGTDTKESNNSDKWFTLPPFTPTVNGAAFGKEIYHNRARIRSGVTTNASSTSTTTTALKWVLRCCPDLPRSLVQKLFRLRQVRRESNDVGSTCVDAQVQQQRRLKRVSAKEAMNVGDRIFLPITVQEFPFEKPDCHCDEEEANFVRSLVLYKDPAIIVVNKPPGMPVQGGIGIKQSLDELAATCLTYDYSETPRLVHRLDRDSSGILVMGRTQTSAAVLHSIFREKTFGAKDDVDNEVRILERRYWALVIGSPRRPKGLISVPLGKVVVDNGKSDRITIVDNAQNTLAQHALTKYQVIKSSCYGYTWLELSPLTGRKHQLRVHCAEVLGTPIVGDLKYGWQAHKKLEHLPWPSLERGSHENVTKGKTIPFGLDLQSGSISEKHPRLHLHCKQMVLPNVSMALQNMQFSSDYHLSQVESLVLVAPLPSYMQRSWDIL; the protein is encoded by the exons ATGGTTAACTCGTGCATCATCTTCCGCCTCTTCAAACTTGTATCTCCACCGTCAACCACCGCACGCGACCGGTTCATACCCTGCATCCCTGCCTTACACGTTTTTCGCTCATACTACGCTACCGGAACTGACACAAAAGAAAGTAACAACAGCGACAAATGGTTCACTTTACCCCCTTTCACCCCTACCGTAAACGGCGCCGCTTTCGGCAAAGAAATCTACCATAACCGGGCCCGAATAAGATCTGGTGTAACCACCAATGCCTCCTCCACCTCCACTACCACCACGGCGCTCAAATGGGTGCTTCGGTGCTGCCCGGACCTGCCCAGAAGCCTTGTACAGAAGCTCTTTCGTCTGAGACAG GTTCGAAGAGAATCCAACGATGTAGGAAGCACTTGTGTAGATGCTCAAGTTCAACAACAACGCCGCCTCAAAAGG GTGTCAGCGAAGGAAGCGATGAATGTAGGTGATCGAATCTTTCTTCCGATTACTGTTCAAGAGTTTCCCTTTGAAAAACCAGACTGCCATTGCGATGAGGAAGAAGCGAACTTCGTCCGTAGCCTGGTGTTGTACAAG GATCCAGCAATCATTGTTGTAAATAAACCCCCCGGAATGCCCGTACAG GGTGGCATTGGCATCAAACAAAGTTTAGATGAGCTCGCTGCTACTTGTTTAACTTATGACTATTCCGAAACCCCTCGGCTG GTTCATAGACTTGATAGAGACAGCAGTGGCATCTTGGTGATGGGGAGAACACAAACGAGTGCGGCAGTTCTACACTCAATCTTCCGTGAGAAAACTTTTGGTGCAAAAGAT GACGTTGACAATGAAGTAAGAATCCTGGAAAGAAGGTATTGGGCTCTTGTCATTGGATCCCCAAGACGGCCAAAGGGGTTAATTTCAGTCCCATTGGGGAAG GTGGTGGTGGACAATGGTAAATCTGATCGGATTACAATTGTTGATAATGCCCAAAATACGTTAGCTCAGCATGCATTAACAAAGTATCAAGTCATTAAATCGTCTTGTTATG GATACACATGGCTAGAGCTCTCACCTCTGACTGGTAGAAAACACCAG CTCCGTGTACACTGTGCTGAGGTATTAGGAACACCGATAGTGGGAGACCTCAAATATGGATGGCAAGCTCATAAAAAGTTGGAACATTTGCCATGGCCAAGTCTTGAAAGGGGATCACATGAGAATGTTACGAAGGGGAAGACCATTCCCTTTGGCCTTGATTTGCAGAGTGGCAGTATCTCCGAGAAGCACCCTCGGCTTCATCTTCATTGCAAGCAAATGGTATTGCCCAATGTGTCCATGGCTTTGCAAAATATGCAATTTTCTTCAGACTACCATCTTTCACAAGTAGAAAGCCTTGTGTTGGTTGCTCCTTTGCCTTCATACATGCAAAGAAGTTGGGACATTCTTTAA
- the LOC122311937 gene encoding RNA pseudouridine synthase 4, mitochondrial isoform X2, with protein MGASVLPGPAQKPCTEALSSETGPKLPPFTLSGLFQVRRESNDVGSTCVDAQVQQQRRLKRVSAKEAMNVGDRIFLPITVQEFPFEKPDCHCDEEEANFVRSLVLYKDPAIIVVNKPPGMPVQGGIGIKQSLDELAATCLTYDYSETPRLVHRLDRDSSGILVMGRTQTSAAVLHSIFREKTFGAKDDVDNEVRILERRYWALVIGSPRRPKGLISVPLGKVVVDNGKSDRITIVDNAQNTLAQHALTKYQVIKSSCYGYTWLELSPLTGRKHQLRVHCAEVLGTPIVGDLKYGWQAHKKLEHLPWPSLERGSHENVTKGKTIPFGLDLQSGSISEKHPRLHLHCKQMVLPNVSMALQNMQFSSDYHLSQVESLVLVAPLPSYMQRSWDIL; from the exons ATGGGTGCTTCGGTGCTGCCCGGACCTGCCCAGAAGCCTTGTACAGAAGCTCTTTCGTCTGAGACAGGTCCCAAGTTGCCCCCGTTTACACTTTCAGGACTTTTTCAG GTTCGAAGAGAATCCAACGATGTAGGAAGCACTTGTGTAGATGCTCAAGTTCAACAACAACGCCGCCTCAAAAGG GTGTCAGCGAAGGAAGCGATGAATGTAGGTGATCGAATCTTTCTTCCGATTACTGTTCAAGAGTTTCCCTTTGAAAAACCAGACTGCCATTGCGATGAGGAAGAAGCGAACTTCGTCCGTAGCCTGGTGTTGTACAAG GATCCAGCAATCATTGTTGTAAATAAACCCCCCGGAATGCCCGTACAG GGTGGCATTGGCATCAAACAAAGTTTAGATGAGCTCGCTGCTACTTGTTTAACTTATGACTATTCCGAAACCCCTCGGCTG GTTCATAGACTTGATAGAGACAGCAGTGGCATCTTGGTGATGGGGAGAACACAAACGAGTGCGGCAGTTCTACACTCAATCTTCCGTGAGAAAACTTTTGGTGCAAAAGAT GACGTTGACAATGAAGTAAGAATCCTGGAAAGAAGGTATTGGGCTCTTGTCATTGGATCCCCAAGACGGCCAAAGGGGTTAATTTCAGTCCCATTGGGGAAG GTGGTGGTGGACAATGGTAAATCTGATCGGATTACAATTGTTGATAATGCCCAAAATACGTTAGCTCAGCATGCATTAACAAAGTATCAAGTCATTAAATCGTCTTGTTATG GATACACATGGCTAGAGCTCTCACCTCTGACTGGTAGAAAACACCAG CTCCGTGTACACTGTGCTGAGGTATTAGGAACACCGATAGTGGGAGACCTCAAATATGGATGGCAAGCTCATAAAAAGTTGGAACATTTGCCATGGCCAAGTCTTGAAAGGGGATCACATGAGAATGTTACGAAGGGGAAGACCATTCCCTTTGGCCTTGATTTGCAGAGTGGCAGTATCTCCGAGAAGCACCCTCGGCTTCATCTTCATTGCAAGCAAATGGTATTGCCCAATGTGTCCATGGCTTTGCAAAATATGCAATTTTCTTCAGACTACCATCTTTCACAAGTAGAAAGCCTTGTGTTGGTTGCTCCTTTGCCTTCATACATGCAAAGAAGTTGGGACATTCTTTAA